Proteins encoded within one genomic window of Sphingomonas sp. NBWT7:
- the rpsN gene encoding 30S ribosomal protein S14: MAKLSSVNKNERRKKLVKQYAPKWAKLKAAANDQSLDETERLIARLKMAELPRNSNPTRVRNRCEITGRPRAYYRKFRLARVMLRDLANKGLIPGLTKSSW; encoded by the coding sequence ATGGCGAAACTGAGTTCCGTGAACAAGAACGAGCGTCGTAAGAAGCTCGTGAAGCAATATGCCCCCAAGTGGGCGAAGCTGAAGGCGGCGGCGAACGACCAGTCGCTCGACGAGACCGAGCGTCTCATCGCGCGCCTGAAGATGGCCGAGCTGCCGCGCAATTCGAACCCGACGCGGGTCCGCAATCGCTGCGAGATCACCGGCCGGCCGCGCGCTTATTACCGCAAGTTCCGTCTTGCCCGCGTCATGCTGCGCGATCTGGCCAACAAGGGCCTGATCCCCGGTCTGACGAAGTCGAGCTGGTAA
- the rplE gene encoding 50S ribosomal protein L5, translating to MADYKPRMKAIYDDRIVKAMTDKFGYKNVLEIPRIEKIVLNMGVGEATQDKKRVEQAASEMELIAGQKPVITKAKKSIAQFKLREGMPIGVKVTLRRERMYEFLDRFITIALPRVRDFRGLNPKSFDGRGNYACGLKEQLVFPEINYDRIDKVRGMDVIVTTSAKTDDEARELLRLFGFPFPRDEDAEEKQAA from the coding sequence GTGGCTGATTACAAGCCCCGCATGAAGGCGATCTACGACGATCGCATCGTCAAGGCGATGACCGACAAGTTCGGTTACAAGAACGTCCTTGAGATTCCGCGGATCGAGAAGATCGTGCTCAACATGGGCGTCGGCGAGGCGACCCAGGACAAGAAGCGCGTCGAGCAGGCGGCGTCGGAAATGGAGCTGATTGCTGGCCAGAAGCCGGTGATTACCAAGGCGAAGAAGTCGATCGCGCAGTTCAAGCTGCGTGAAGGCATGCCGATTGGCGTGAAGGTGACGCTTCGCCGCGAGCGGATGTACGAATTCCTCGATCGCTTCATCACGATCGCGCTGCCGCGTGTGCGCGACTTCCGCGGGCTGAACCCGAAGAGCTTCGACGGACGCGGCAATTACGCCTGCGGCCTCAAGGAGCAGCTGGTTTTCCCGGAAATCAACTATGACCGCATCGACAAGGTGCGCGGCATGGACGTGATCGTCACGACGAGCGCGAAGACGGACGACGAGGCGCGCGAGCTGCTGCGTCTGTTCGGTTTCCCGTTCCCGCGCGACGAGGACGCAGAAGAGAAGCAGGCGGCGTGA
- the rplX gene encoding 50S ribosomal protein L24, with product MAAAKIKKGDQVIVLSGKDKGKTGTVTAAMPKDGKVIVGGVNVATRHTKPTQNDPQGGLKRFEAPLHVSKVAHVTADGKPTRVRFETLDGKKVRVAVKTGEKISG from the coding sequence ATGGCCGCTGCCAAGATCAAGAAGGGTGACCAGGTCATCGTCCTGTCCGGCAAGGACAAGGGCAAGACGGGCACCGTCACTGCCGCCATGCCGAAGGACGGCAAGGTCATCGTCGGCGGCGTCAACGTCGCGACGCGTCACACCAAGCCGACGCAGAACGATCCGCAGGGCGGGCTGAAGCGCTTCGAGGCGCCGCTGCACGTCTCCAAGGTCGCGCACGTCACCGCCGACGGCAAGCCGACGCGCGTTCGTTTCGAGACGCTGGACGGCAAGAAGGTCCGCGTCGCCGTCAAGACGGGGGAGAAGATCAGTGGCTGA
- the rplN gene encoding 50S ribosomal protein L14 — protein MIQMQSNLDVADNSGAKRVQCIKVLGGSKRRTAGVGDIIVVSIKEAQPRGKVKKGDVHRAVIVRTAKDIHRADGSTIRFDSNAAVLVNKNEEPIGTRIFGPVVRELRGKKHMKIISLAPEVL, from the coding sequence GTGATCCAGATGCAGTCCAATCTCGACGTCGCTGACAACAGCGGCGCGAAGCGGGTGCAGTGCATCAAGGTGCTTGGCGGGTCCAAGCGCCGCACCGCCGGCGTCGGCGACATCATCGTCGTGTCGATCAAGGAAGCGCAGCCGCGCGGCAAGGTGAAGAAGGGTGACGTGCATCGCGCCGTCATCGTGCGCACCGCCAAGGACATTCATCGCGCGGACGGCTCGACCATCCGTTTCGATTCGAACGCCGCGGTGCTGGTCAACAAGAACGAGGAGCCGATCGGCACCCGTATCTTCGGCCCGGTCGTGCGTGAATTGCGCGGCAAGAAGCACATGAAGATCATCTCGCTGGCTCCGGAGGTCCTGTAA
- the rpsQ gene encoding 30S ribosomal protein S17, whose amino-acid sequence MPKRVLTGLIVSDKGDKTVVVNVERKVKHPLYGKIIRRSKKYHAHDEGNEYKQGETVRIEETAPISKLKTWKVIDRVNTHATPERVEIDEPASA is encoded by the coding sequence ATGCCGAAGCGCGTGCTGACCGGGCTGATCGTCTCCGACAAGGGCGACAAGACGGTGGTGGTGAACGTCGAGCGCAAGGTGAAGCACCCGCTCTACGGCAAGATCATCCGCCGTTCGAAGAAGTACCATGCCCATGACGAGGGCAACGAGTACAAGCAGGGCGAGACCGTGCGGATTGAAGAGACCGCGCCGATCTCCAAGCTGAAGACCTGGAAGGTGATCGATCGGGTGAACACCCACGCGACGCCCGAGCGGGTCGAGATCGACGAGCCGGCGTCGGCGTAA
- the rpmC gene encoding 50S ribosomal protein L29, whose amino-acid sequence MAKKTDFNGQSDDQLSEQLGNLKREQFNLRFQAATNQLEKPSRVREVRKDIARIKTLQSQRTAATGK is encoded by the coding sequence ATGGCGAAGAAGACCGATTTCAACGGCCAATCGGACGATCAGCTGTCCGAACAGCTGGGCAACCTGAAGCGCGAGCAGTTCAACCTGCGCTTCCAGGCGGCGACCAACCAGCTCGAGAAGCCGAGCCGCGTGCGTGAGGTCCGCAAGGACATCGCCCGCATCAAGACCCTCCAGTCGCAGCGCACCGCTGCGACCGGCAAGTAA
- the rplP gene encoding 50S ribosomal protein L16 gives MLQPKRTKFRKAFKGRISGDAKGGTALNFGAYGLKAMEPERITARQIEAARRAITRHIKRQGRLWIRVFPDVPVSGKPAEVRMGSGKGSPEFWAARVKPGRILFELDGVPGPLAAEAFERAAMKLPIKTKVVARLGDTTHLGGE, from the coding sequence GTGCTGCAACCAAAGCGCACCAAGTTCCGCAAGGCGTTCAAGGGCCGCATCAGCGGCGACGCCAAGGGCGGCACCGCGCTCAACTTCGGCGCCTATGGCCTGAAGGCGATGGAGCCGGAGCGGATCACTGCACGCCAGATCGAGGCGGCCCGCCGCGCGATCACGCGCCACATCAAGCGCCAGGGGCGTTTGTGGATCCGTGTGTTCCCGGACGTTCCGGTTTCGGGCAAGCCGGCCGAAGTCCGCATGGGCTCGGGCAAGGGCTCGCCGGAATTCTGGGCGGCGCGCGTCAAGCCGGGCCGCATCCTGTTCGAGCTCGACGGCGTTCCGGGGCCGCTCGCTGCGGAGGCTTTCGAGCGCGCGGCGATGAAGCTCCCCATCAAGACCAAGGTCGTGGCGCGTCTCGGCGACACCACGCACCTCGGAGGCGAGTGA
- the rpsC gene encoding 30S ribosomal protein S3 gives MGHKSNPIGLRLQINRTWDSRWYADGADYGRLLLEDLKIRQYIVKTLPQAAISKVVIERPAKLCRISIYAARPGVIIGKKGSDIEKLRKTLGSMTSSDVSLNIVEIRKPEVDAKLVAQGIADQLERRIAFRRAMKRAVQSAMRLGADGIRVACGGRLGGAEIARAESYREGRVPLHTLRANMDYAEAQAHTAYGVCGVKVWIFKGEILGHDPMATDRLMMEAQTSGVRPARDDRR, from the coding sequence ATGGGTCACAAGAGCAACCCGATCGGTCTGCGCCTGCAGATCAACCGCACCTGGGACAGCCGCTGGTACGCCGACGGCGCGGACTATGGTCGCCTGCTGCTGGAGGATCTCAAGATCCGCCAGTACATCGTGAAGACGCTGCCGCAGGCGGCGATCTCCAAGGTGGTGATCGAGCGTCCGGCCAAGCTTTGCCGCATCTCGATCTATGCCGCGCGTCCCGGTGTCATCATCGGCAAGAAGGGCTCGGACATCGAGAAGCTGCGCAAGACGCTCGGCTCGATGACCTCGTCGGACGTGTCGCTGAACATCGTCGAGATCCGCAAGCCGGAAGTCGACGCTAAGCTCGTCGCCCAAGGTATCGCCGATCAGCTCGAGCGCCGTATCGCGTTCCGCCGTGCGATGAAGCGCGCGGTGCAGTCGGCGATGCGCCTGGGTGCCGACGGCATCCGCGTCGCGTGCGGTGGTCGCCTCGGCGGCGCCGAGATCGCGCGCGCCGAGAGCTATCGCGAGGGCCGCGTTCCGCTGCACACGCTGCGCGCGAACATGGATTATGCCGAGGCGCAGGCTCACACCGCTTATGGCGTGTGCGGCGTGAAGGTCTGGATCTTCAAGGGCGAGATCCTCGGCCATGATCCGATGGCCACCGACCGGCTGATGATGGAGGCTCAGACCTCCGGCGTGCGCCCCGCGCGCGACGACCGCCGCTAA
- the rplV gene encoding 50S ribosomal protein L22, with protein MSKPKSPRKVGEKEALSVGTQIRGSAQKLGLVAALIRGKKAGDAMNILTFSTKGMAVDARKVLASAIANAENNHNLDVDSLVVAEASVGKSITMKRFATRGRGKSTRILKPFSRLRIVVREQEEA; from the coding sequence ATGAGCAAGCCTAAGTCCCCCCGCAAGGTCGGCGAGAAGGAAGCGCTGTCGGTCGGCACGCAGATCCGCGGCTCGGCGCAGAAGCTCGGCCTCGTCGCGGCGCTGATCCGTGGCAAGAAGGCCGGCGATGCGATGAACATCCTGACCTTCTCGACCAAGGGCATGGCGGTCGACGCGCGCAAGGTGCTCGCATCCGCGATCGCCAACGCCGAGAACAACCACAACCTCGACGTCGACTCGCTGGTCGTCGCCGAGGCGTCGGTCGGCAAGTCGATCACCATGAAGCGGTTCGCCACGCGCGGCCGCGGCAAGTCCACCCGTATCCTGAAGCCGTTCTCGCGGCTGCGGATCGTCGTGCGCGAGCAGGAAGAAGCCTAA
- the rpsS gene encoding 30S ribosomal protein S19, whose product MARSVWKGPFVDLHLLKKAEVAQDQNGRSGPIKTWSRRSTILPQFVGLTFNVYNGRKFVPVSVNEEMVGMKLGEFAPTRYFPGHAADKKGKR is encoded by the coding sequence ATGGCTCGCTCCGTCTGGAAGGGTCCGTTCGTGGACCTTCACCTGCTGAAGAAGGCAGAGGTGGCGCAGGATCAGAATGGTCGTTCGGGTCCGATCAAGACCTGGTCGCGTCGTTCGACCATCCTGCCGCAGTTCGTCGGTCTGACGTTCAACGTCTACAACGGCCGCAAGTTCGTGCCGGTGTCGGTGAACGAAGAGATGGTCGGCATGAAGCTGGGCGAGTTCGCGCCGACGCGCTACTTCCCCGGCCATGCCGCTGACAAGAAGGGCAAGCGCTGA
- the rplB gene encoding 50S ribosomal protein L2, whose protein sequence is MALKQYNPTSPAMRGLVLIDRSGLHKGGPVKALTEGKRKSGGRNNKGHVTSRGIAGGHKQRYRYVDFKRRKWDVIGTVERLEYDPNRTAFIALIKYPDEELAYIIAPQRLSVGDKVVAGKKTDVKPGNAMELGQMPVGTIVHNVEMKPGKGGQIARSAGTYVQVVGRDRGMVIVRLNSGEQRYIRSDCMATVGAVSNPDNQNQNFGKAGRSRWMGKRPLTRGVAKNPVDHPHGGGEGRTSGGRHPVTPWGKPTKGARTRHNKATDKMIIRSRHARKK, encoded by the coding sequence ATGGCACTCAAGCAATATAACCCGACCAGCCCCGCGATGCGCGGGCTGGTCCTCATCGACCGTTCCGGCCTGCACAAGGGCGGCCCCGTCAAGGCGCTGACCGAAGGCAAGCGCAAGAGCGGTGGCCGCAACAACAAGGGCCACGTCACGTCGCGCGGCATCGCGGGCGGCCACAAGCAGCGCTATCGCTACGTCGATTTCAAGCGCCGCAAGTGGGACGTCATCGGCACGGTCGAGCGGCTGGAATACGATCCCAACCGCACTGCGTTCATCGCGCTGATCAAGTATCCGGACGAAGAGCTGGCGTACATCATCGCGCCGCAGCGTCTTTCGGTCGGCGATAAGGTCGTCGCGGGCAAGAAGACCGACGTGAAGCCGGGCAATGCGATGGAACTCGGCCAGATGCCGGTCGGCACGATCGTCCACAACGTGGAGATGAAGCCCGGCAAGGGCGGGCAGATCGCGCGCTCGGCGGGCACCTACGTTCAGGTCGTCGGCCGTGATCGCGGGATGGTGATCGTTCGCCTCAACTCGGGCGAGCAGCGCTACATCCGCAGCGATTGCATGGCGACGGTCGGCGCGGTGTCGAACCCCGACAACCAGAACCAGAACTTCGGCAAGGCCGGTCGTTCGCGCTGGATGGGCAAGCGTCCGCTGACCCGCGGCGTCGCGAAGAACCCGGTCGACCACCCGCACGGCGGTGGTGAAGGCCGCACCTCGGGCGGCCGTCACCCGGTCACCCCGTGGGGCAAGCCGACGAAGGGTGCGCGCACCCGCCATAACAAGGCGACGGACAAGATGATCATCCGCAGCCGTCACGCGAGGAAGAAGTAA
- a CDS encoding 50S ribosomal protein L23: MAKQQKAIDNRHYDVIVAPHITEKSTLLSEENAVVFKVAQSASKPEIKAAVEAIFDVSVVGVNTIVQKGKTKRWKGKPYFRSDMKKAIVTLKDGQSIDVTEGAK; this comes from the coding sequence ATGGCTAAGCAGCAGAAGGCGATCGACAACCGTCACTACGACGTGATCGTTGCGCCGCACATCACCGAGAAGTCGACCCTTCTCTCCGAGGAGAACGCCGTGGTGTTCAAGGTCGCCCAGAGCGCGTCCAAGCCGGAGATCAAGGCGGCGGTGGAAGCGATCTTCGACGTCAGCGTCGTAGGCGTGAACACCATCGTCCAGAAGGGCAAGACGAAGCGCTGGAAGGGCAAGCCCTATTTCCGGTCGGACATGAAGAAGGCGATCGTCACGCTCAAGGACGGGCAGTCGATCGACGTCACCGAGGGGGCCAAGTAA
- the rplD gene encoding 50S ribosomal protein L4, producing the protein MKVKVSSFAGNEAADVELSDEVFGLEPRADILHRVVTWQLEKRRGTARGTRERADVARSGKKLGRQKGGGVARHGDRRAPVFIGGGKAHGARVRDFNPSLNKKIRALGLKMALSSHAKAGSLIVLDGFQVTKTKELKGHFATLGTGKRTLVIDGETGEGFRAGSNLPGVDMLPAVGANVYDIIRADTLVLTRAAVEKLEARFNG; encoded by the coding sequence GTGAAGGTCAAGGTTTCCTCCTTCGCCGGGAACGAAGCGGCGGACGTCGAGCTGTCGGACGAGGTCTTCGGCCTCGAACCGCGCGCCGACATCCTGCACCGCGTCGTCACCTGGCAGCTCGAGAAGCGCCGCGGCACCGCCCGCGGTACGCGCGAGCGCGCCGACGTCGCCCGTTCGGGCAAGAAGCTGGGTCGTCAGAAGGGCGGCGGTGTCGCCCGTCACGGTGATCGTCGCGCTCCCGTCTTCATCGGCGGCGGCAAGGCGCATGGCGCCCGCGTTCGTGACTTCAATCCGTCGCTGAACAAGAAAATCCGCGCGCTCGGCCTCAAGATGGCGCTGTCGAGCCATGCCAAGGCGGGTTCGTTGATCGTCCTCGACGGTTTCCAGGTCACCAAGACCAAGGAACTGAAGGGTCATTTCGCGACGCTCGGCACCGGCAAGCGTACGCTCGTCATCGATGGCGAGACGGGCGAGGGCTTCCGCGCCGGCAGCAACCTGCCGGGTGTCGACATGCTCCCCGCAGTCGGCGCGAACGTTTATGACATCATCCGGGCCGATACGCTGGTGCTGACCCGCGCGGCGGTCGAGAAGCTGGAGGCGCGCTTCAATGGCTAA
- the rplC gene encoding 50S ribosomal protein L3 codes for MRTGVIAKKMGMTRLFQDDGRHVPVTVLQLDGLQVVSRRETDTDGYTAVQLGAGVAKAKNVNKPQRGHFGKAEVEPKAVVHEFRVTEDNLLDVGAEISADHFVAGQFVDIQGRTQGKGFAGGMKRWGFGGLRATHGVSVSHRSLGSTGQRQDPGRVFKNKKMAGHMGDKNRTQQNLEIVGTDVARGLIFVKGSVPGSKGGWLFVKDAVKIKPHADAPRPAGLKAANSNTAEAAPATDATDGQEG; via the coding sequence ATGCGTACCGGCGTGATCGCGAAGAAGATGGGCATGACCCGCCTGTTCCAGGACGATGGCCGCCACGTGCCGGTTACCGTTCTGCAGCTGGACGGGCTTCAGGTCGTCTCTCGCCGCGAAACAGATACCGACGGCTATACTGCCGTCCAGCTTGGCGCAGGTGTCGCCAAGGCTAAGAACGTCAATAAGCCGCAGCGTGGCCACTTCGGCAAGGCCGAGGTCGAGCCGAAGGCGGTGGTGCACGAATTCCGCGTGACCGAGGACAACCTCCTAGACGTCGGCGCGGAGATTTCGGCCGATCACTTCGTCGCCGGCCAGTTCGTCGACATCCAGGGTCGCACGCAGGGCAAGGGCTTTGCCGGCGGCATGAAGCGCTGGGGCTTCGGCGGTCTGCGCGCCACTCACGGCGTGTCGGTGTCGCACCGCTCGCTGGGTTCGACCGGTCAGCGCCAGGATCCGGGTCGCGTCTTCAAGAACAAGAAGATGGCCGGCCACATGGGCGACAAGAACCGCACGCAGCAGAACCTCGAGATCGTCGGCACCGACGTCGCGCGCGGCCTGATCTTCGTCAAGGGCTCGGTGCCCGGCTCGAAGGGCGGCTGGCTGTTCGTCAAGGACGCCGTGAAGATTAAGCCGCATGCCGATGCGCCGCGCCCGGCCGGTCTCAAGGCTGCCAATAGCAACACCGCAGAGGCCGCTCCCGCGACCGACGCGACCGACGGCCAGGAGGGCTGA
- the rpsJ gene encoding 30S ribosomal protein S10, producing MDSNIRIRLKAFDHRVLDQATGDIADTARRTGALIRGPIPLPTRIEKFTVNRGPHVDKKSREQFEVRTYKRMLDIVQPTPQTVDALMKLDLAAGVDVEIKLA from the coding sequence ATGGACAGCAACATCCGCATTCGCCTGAAGGCGTTCGATCATCGCGTGCTCGACCAGGCGACCGGCGACATCGCCGACACCGCCCGACGTACCGGTGCCCTTATCCGCGGTCCTATCCCGCTTCCGACGCGTATCGAGAAGTTCACGGTCAACCGTGGCCCCCACGTCGACAAGAAGAGCCGCGAGCAGTTCGAGGTGCGCACCTACAAGCGCATGCTCGACATCGTGCAGCCGACCCCGCAGACCGTCGACGCGCTGATGAAGCTCGACCTCGCGGCGGGCGTTGACGTCGAGATCAAGCTCGCCTAA
- the tuf gene encoding elongation factor Tu: MAKAKFERTKPHLNIGTIGHVDHGKTSLTAAITKVLAENVAGNAAVDFANIDKAPEERERGITISTAHVEYETANRHYAHVDCPGHADYVKNMITGAAQMDGAILVVSATDGPMPQTREHILLARQVGVPAMVVFMNKVDLVDDEEILELVELEVRELLSSYEFPGDDIPIIKGSATCALSGSNQKLGQDAVMELMQSVDDYIPQPERPLDKPFMMPIEDVFSISGRGTVVTGRVETGIVKVGEEVEIVGIHPTVRKTTVTGVEMFRKLLDQGQAGDNVGALIRGVARDEVERGQVLCKPGSIKPHTEFSSEVYVLSKEEGGRHTPFFANYRPQFYFRTTDVTGTVELPEGTEMVMPGDNVALGIKLIAPIAMDVGQRFTIREGGRTVGAGVVSAIAK; encoded by the coding sequence ATGGCTAAGGCTAAGTTTGAGCGGACCAAGCCGCACCTGAACATCGGCACCATCGGTCACGTCGACCATGGCAAGACCTCGCTGACCGCAGCGATCACCAAGGTTCTCGCCGAGAACGTCGCCGGCAATGCCGCCGTCGACTTCGCCAACATCGATAAGGCGCCGGAAGAGCGCGAGCGCGGCATCACGATCTCGACCGCGCACGTCGAGTACGAGACCGCCAACCGCCACTATGCGCACGTCGACTGCCCCGGCCACGCCGACTATGTGAAGAACATGATCACGGGCGCGGCGCAGATGGACGGCGCGATCCTGGTCGTGTCGGCAACCGACGGTCCGATGCCGCAGACCCGCGAGCACATCCTGCTCGCCCGTCAGGTCGGCGTGCCGGCGATGGTCGTGTTCATGAACAAGGTCGATCTGGTCGACGACGAGGAAATCCTCGAGCTGGTCGAGCTGGAAGTTCGCGAGCTGCTGTCGTCGTACGAGTTCCCGGGCGATGACATTCCGATCATCAAGGGTTCGGCGACCTGCGCACTGTCGGGTTCGAACCAGAAGCTCGGCCAGGACGCCGTCATGGAGCTCATGCAGTCGGTCGACGACTACATCCCGCAGCCGGAGCGTCCGCTCGATAAGCCGTTCATGATGCCGATCGAGGACGTGTTCTCGATCTCGGGTCGCGGCACGGTCGTCACGGGCCGCGTCGAGACGGGCATCGTCAAGGTCGGCGAGGAAGTCGAGATCGTCGGTATCCACCCGACCGTCCGCAAGACCACCGTCACGGGCGTCGAGATGTTCCGCAAGCTGCTCGATCAGGGCCAGGCCGGCGACAACGTCGGTGCGCTGATCCGCGGCGTGGCGCGCGACGAAGTCGAGCGTGGCCAGGTGCTCTGCAAGCCGGGCTCGATCAAGCCGCACACCGAGTTCTCGTCGGAAGTGTACGTGCTGTCGAAGGAAGAGGGTGGCCGTCACACGCCGTTCTTCGCCAACTATCGTCCGCAGTTCTACTTCCGTACGACCGATGTGACCGGCACCGTCGAGCTGCCTGAGGGCACCGAGATGGTCATGCCCGGTGACAACGTCGCGCTCGGCATCAAGCTGATCGCGCCGATCGCAATGGACGTCGGCCAGCGCTTCACGATCCGCGAGGGCGGCCGTACCGTCGGCGCCGGCGTCGTGAGCGCGATCGCCAAGTAA
- the fusA gene encoding elongation factor G: protein MARSHSLDKYRNIGIMAHIDAGKTTTTERILYYTGKSYKIGEVHEGTATMDWMEQEQERGITITSAATTCKWKAEEGKGPEHLINIIDTPGHVDFTIEVERSLRVLDGAVACFDGVAGVEPQSETVWRQADKYGVPRMCFVNKLDRTGADFYFCVQSIIDRLGAKPAVLYLPIGMEGGFKGLVDLVENRAIIWLEESLGAKFEYQPIPDDMAEKAAKYRSELIELAVEQDDDAMEAYLEGNEPDAATLKKLIRKGTLNMAFVPVVCGSAFKNKGVQPLLDAVVDFLPSPLDVPAIKGVKLDGETPDERPSSDEAPFSALAFKIMNDPFVGSLTFARIYSGVLTKGGYLNSVKDKKEKIGRMLLMHANSREDIEEARAGDIVAIAGLKETTTGDTLCDPAHPIILERMEFPEPVIELSVEPKTKADQEKMGVALNRLAAEDPSFRVSTDHESGQTIIKGMGELHLEILVDRMKREFKVEANVGAPQVAYREYLKKPVDIDYTHKKQSGGTGQFGRVKVKLTPGERGAGIVFKDEIKGGNIPKEYIPAIEKGFRETAATGSLVGFPIIDFDIVLYDGAYHDVDSSALAFEITARGAMREAAQKAGITLLEPVMKVEVVTPEDYLGDVIGDMNSRRGQIQGTDTRGNAQAVTAMVPLANMFGYVNSLRSFTQGRASYSMQFSHYDEVPQNVADEVKAKLA from the coding sequence ATGGCCCGCAGCCATTCGCTCGACAAGTATCGCAACATCGGCATCATGGCGCACATCGACGCCGGCAAGACGACGACGACCGAGCGCATCCTCTACTACACCGGCAAGTCGTACAAGATCGGCGAGGTGCATGAAGGCACCGCGACGATGGACTGGATGGAGCAGGAGCAGGAGCGCGGGATCACGATCACCTCGGCTGCCACCACGTGTAAGTGGAAGGCGGAAGAGGGGAAGGGCCCCGAGCATCTGATCAACATCATTGACACGCCGGGCCACGTCGACTTCACGATCGAAGTCGAGCGGTCGCTGCGCGTGCTCGACGGCGCGGTCGCGTGCTTCGACGGCGTCGCCGGCGTCGAGCCGCAGTCCGAGACCGTGTGGCGCCAGGCCGACAAGTACGGCGTGCCCCGGATGTGCTTCGTCAACAAGCTCGACCGCACCGGCGCCGACTTCTACTTCTGCGTTCAGTCGATCATCGATCGCCTCGGCGCGAAGCCGGCGGTGCTGTATCTCCCGATCGGCATGGAAGGCGGCTTCAAGGGCCTCGTCGACCTCGTCGAGAACCGCGCGATCATCTGGCTCGAGGAATCGTTGGGCGCGAAGTTCGAATATCAGCCGATTCCCGACGACATGGCCGAGAAGGCCGCGAAGTATCGCAGTGAGCTGATCGAGCTCGCCGTCGAGCAGGACGACGACGCGATGGAAGCGTATCTCGAGGGCAATGAGCCCGACGCGGCGACGCTCAAGAAGCTGATCCGCAAGGGTACGCTCAACATGGCGTTCGTGCCGGTCGTCTGCGGCTCGGCGTTCAAGAACAAGGGCGTCCAGCCGCTGCTCGACGCGGTCGTCGACTTCCTGCCGAGCCCGCTCGACGTGCCGGCGATCAAGGGCGTCAAGCTCGACGGCGAGACGCCGGACGAGCGCCCATCGTCGGACGAGGCGCCGTTCTCGGCGCTGGCGTTCAAGATCATGAACGACCCGTTCGTTGGCTCGCTCACCTTTGCCCGCATCTATTCAGGCGTCCTCACCAAGGGTGGGTACCTGAACTCGGTGAAGGACAAGAAGGAGAAGATCGGCCGTATGCTCCTGATGCACGCGAACTCGCGTGAAGACATCGAGGAAGCACGCGCCGGCGACATCGTCGCGATCGCGGGCCTCAAGGAGACCACGACGGGCGACACGCTGTGCGACCCGGCGCATCCGATCATCCTCGAGCGGATGGAATTCCCGGAGCCCGTCATCGAGCTGAGCGTCGAGCCGAAGACCAAGGCCGACCAGGAGAAGATGGGCGTCGCGCTCAACCGCCTGGCTGCCGAGGATCCCTCGTTCCGCGTGTCGACCGACCACGAATCGGGCCAGACGATCATCAAGGGGATGGGCGAGCTCCACCTCGAGATCCTCGTCGATCGCATGAAGCGCGAGTTCAAGGTCGAGGCGAACGTCGGTGCGCCGCAGGTGGCGTATCGCGAGTACCTCAAGAAGCCCGTCGACATCGACTACACGCACAAGAAGCAGTCGGGCGGCACCGGCCAGTTCGGCCGCGTGAAGGTGAAGCTGACGCCGGGCGAGCGCGGTGCCGGCATCGTCTTCAAGGACGAGATCAAGGGCGGTAACATTCCGAAGGAATATATCCCCGCGATCGAGAAGGGCTTCCGCGAGACGGCGGCCACGGGCTCGCTGGTCGGCTTCCCGATCATCGACTTCGACATCGTCCTGTACGACGGCGCGTACCACGACGTCGACTCGTCGGCGCTGGCGTTCGAAATCACCGCCCGCGGCGCGATGCGCGAAGCGGCGCAGAAGGCCGGCATCACGCTGCTCGAGCCGGTGATGAAGGTCGAGGTTGTCACGCCGGAGGATTACCTCGGCGACGTGATCGGCGACATGAACTCGCGTCGAGGCCAGATCCAGGGTACCGACACGCGCGGCAACGCGCAGGCGGTGACCGCAATGGTGCCGCTGGCGAACATGTTCGGTTATGTGAACTCGCTGCGCTCGTTCACGCAGGGCCGCGCGAGCTACTCGATGCAGTTCTCGCACTATGACGAAGTGCCGCAGAACGTCGCGGACGAGGTGAAGGCGAAGCTGGCCTGA